Within Candidatus Binataceae bacterium, the genomic segment CAACTTGGGCAGGGCAAAACGATCGCGGCGCCGTTCGCCGTGCGTCCGCAGCCCGGCGCCCCGGTTTCGGCGCCGCTCAAGTGGAATGAACTGAGAAGCGGCCTCGATCCGCGAAAATTCAATATCAAGACGATGCCGCGCAGGATGACCCGTCTGGGAGAGGATCCGTTCCTCGGCGGGCTTACCGATCAGCAGGAGATCGAGGCTGCGCTGCCGAAGGTCGAGTCGATGCTGCGCGGGAAATAGCCCGCGGCTTCGCTCCGCTCAGGCCGGCGAATCAGTCGCCATCGAAGCCGTGCAGTTCGCGGATCACGTAAAGCGGCCGGCCCTTGACCTCGTTATAGACCCGGCCCATGTACTCGCCGAGGATGCCGAGCGTGATGAGCTGGATTCCGCCGAGGAACAGCAGCACCACCATCAGCGAGGTATAGCCCGGCACGTCGACGTCGTGCAGCAGCTTTCGGATCGCGAGCACCACCGCGTAGAGAAAGGCGAAGGCCGAGATGGTGAAGCCGAAGTAGCTCCAGACCTTGAGCGGGAAGGAGCTGAACGACGTGATCCCGTCCATCGCGAAGTTCCACAGCCGCCAGTAGTTCCACTTGGTGCCGCCGGCCTGGCGCTCCTCGCGCTGGTAATAGATCGCAGTCTGCTTGAAGCCGACCCACGCGAACAGCCCCTTCATGAAGCGCGTGCGCTCCGGCAGCCGGACCATCACGTCCACGACGCGCCGGTCGAGCAAGCGGAAGTCGCCGGTGTCGCGCGGGATCGGAACGTCCGCGATCGCTTCGAATACGCGGTAGAAAAAATGCGCCGTGGTGCGCTTGAGCCAGGTGTCGCCCGGCCGTTCCTTGCGCGTCGCGTAAACCACGTCGTAGCCCTTGCGCCACAGCTCCACCATCTCTTCGATCAGCTCGGGTGGATCCTGCAGATCGGCGTCGAGCGGCACCACCGCGCGCCCGCGCGCATAGTCGAGCCCGGCGCTGAGTGCGATATCCTTGCCGAAGGTGCGCGAGAGGCTGAGCACCTTGAGCGCGTGGTTGCGGGCACGATGCGCGAGCAGACCGGCGAGGGTTTCATCGCTGCTGCCGTCGTTGACGGCCACGATCTCGTAGCTGAGCCCTAGCCGTTCCATCACCTTGCCGAGGCGTTCGAACAGGCGGTCGAGTACGGGCGCCTCGTTGAACATCGGCACGACGATTGAAAGTTCGGGCGCGAGTTCGGGAGCAGCCTGCACCGCCGCGATCGAGTTGGTGCCGCGGCCGACGACCGGCTCCAGATGCGTCGGCTCGAGCGCGCGCTTCATCGTCGGCCCGCGCGCGCGCGGAACGGTCTCGGCCCGGCGCTTATCTCGGTGTGACAGTACCCGCGCGGCGCACGGAAAAAAGATCGTAGTGGGCGGTTCCGTTGCGCGGGTAT encodes:
- a CDS encoding glycosyltransferase family 2 protein; translated protein: MKRALEPTHLEPVVGRGTNSIAAVQAAPELAPELSIVVPMFNEAPVLDRLFERLGKVMERLGLSYEIVAVNDGSSDETLAGLLAHRARNHALKVLSLSRTFGKDIALSAGLDYARGRAVVPLDADLQDPPELIEEMVELWRKGYDVVYATRKERPGDTWLKRTTAHFFYRVFEAIADVPIPRDTGDFRLLDRRVVDVMVRLPERTRFMKGLFAWVGFKQTAIYYQREERQAGGTKWNYWRLWNFAMDGITSFSSFPLKVWSYFGFTISAFAFLYAVVLAIRKLLHDVDVPGYTSLMVVLLFLGGIQLITLGILGEYMGRVYNEVKGRPLYVIRELHGFDGD